From one Lotus japonicus ecotype B-129 chromosome 3, LjGifu_v1.2 genomic stretch:
- the LOC130747741 gene encoding replication protein A 70 kDa DNA-binding subunit D-like: MARKTSLIAEVDDSKETWKLGVRITNLWVVEKSSKVNAMEMIFMDQKGGKITAVVKKFDIDKWKSMLKEDNTYIVQNFEVNHNDGQFRTSNHPYKLVFMKGTIVQARQIPEIPHNIYHFTPFDDILAGGASTEVLVDVIGELSDVVQIQKESVPKRVVLVLKDERNNTLHCTLWENYAARMISFLETHVEGHVVILLSLAKIKETNGKYPTTIQNSMYCSKLFIDEPLAEIQEYKNRLGSICVNESYSKKMSQFSSCSQFTSEEKFVQNDIVKSLSQLNEVQKECYVVTVAKIDKVCVGNGWSYEACFKCNRKADCSSLPFTCPKCGKKNTETVPRFRVEVMVSYNNNSSKFVLWDRECIQLVKQTAIDLKKQLLDEGEFDAMAVPEPIDCILGKLFAFKVKVQPGYKQFSVTGVSDNEKTIESIRDKLQVDEDSLMSKKGKSISSFLKEDDAYEIQSLSATADSDTTSIGHCTPAKRLSKDTLDDDFACQDLPSVQLSSSKVTKHIKTE; this comes from the exons ATGGCACGTAAGACTAGCTTGATTGCTGAAGTTGATGATTCAAAAGAAACATGGAAATTGGGAGTAAGAATAACTAATCTTTGGGTTGTTGAGAAGTCATCGAAAGTGAATGCCATGGAAATGATATTTATGGATCAAAAG GGAGGAAAAATTACAGCTGTAGTGAAAAAATTCGATATTGACAAGTGGAAGTCAATGCTTAAGGAGGACAACACTTATATTGTTCAAAACTTTGAGGTTAACCACAATGATGGTCAATTTAGGACTTCAAATCATCCTTACAAATTAGTTTTCATGAAAGGGACAATAGTGCAAGCGCGTCAAATTCCTGAAATACCTCATAATATTTATCACTTCACTCCCTTTGATGACATCTTAGCGGGAGGTGCATCTACTGAAGTGTTAGTAG ATGTGATCGGTGAATTGTCAGATGTCGTACAAATTCAAAAAGAGAGTGTGCCAAAAAGGGTGGTATTGGTCTTAAAGGATGAAAG GAACAATACTCTTCATTGTACTTTGTGGGAGAACTATGCAGCTAGGATGATAAGTTTTCTGGAAACACATGTAGAAGGTCATGTTGTCATATTGCTTTCTCTTGCAAAGATAAAAGAGACAAATG GGAAATATCCAACAACCATCCAAAACTCAATGTATTGTTCGAAATTGTTCATTGATGAACCTCTTGCGGAGATTCAGGAGTATAAAAATAG GTTGGGCTCAATATGTGTCAATGAATCTTACAGTAAAAAAATGTCTCAATTCTCTTCATGCTCTCAATTTACAAGTGAAGAGAAATTTGTGCAAAATGATATTGTTAAAAGTTTGTCTCAGCTTAATGAGGTTCAGAAG GAATGCTATGTAGTAACTGTTGCCAAAATAGATAAAGTGTGTGTTGGAAATGGTTGGAGCTATGAAGCATGCTTTAAGTGCAATAGGAAGGCAGATTGTTCAAGTCTACCATTCACTTGTCCAAAATGTGGGAAAAAAAACACTGAAACAGTTCCAAG ATTTAGGGTTGAAGTTATGGTATCCTATAACAATAATAGTTCAAAATTTGTGCTGTGGGATCGAGAGTGTATCCAATTAGTGAAGCAAACTGCTATTGATCTTAAGAAGCAACTTCTTGAT GAAGGTGAATTTGATGCAATGGCTGTTCCAGAACCAATTGATTGCATTCTTGGAAAACTGTTTGCCTTTAAAGTTAAGGTTCAACCCGGCTACAAACAGTTTTCTGTCACAGGAGTTTCTGATAATGAAAAGACCATTGAAAGCATAAGGGACAAATTGCAAGTTGATGAG GATTCCCTAATGAGCAAGAAAGGGAAATCAATTAGCTCCTTCCTCAAAGAAGATGATGCATATGAGATT CAATCATTGTCTGCAACAGCTGATTCTGATACTACATCAATAGGACATTGTACTCCTGCTAAGAGATTGTCAAAGGATACACTAGATGATGATTTTGCATGCCAAGATTTGCCTTCTGTTCAACTCTCTTCTTCAAAAGTCACAAAGCACATCAAAACTGAATGA
- the LOC130747742 gene encoding scarecrow-like protein 3 → MVTSSPLPYFSMMSLSPTTLGSPNPWLRELKSEERGLYLIHLLLTCANHVAAGSLENANTTLEQISMLASPDGDTMQRIAAYFTEALADRILKTWPGLHRALNSTRMILVSEEILVQKLFFELFPFLKVGFILTNQAIIEAMEGEKMIHIIDLNAAESSQWIALLQILSARPEGPPHLRITGVNQKKEVLDQIAHKLIEEAEKLDIPFQFNPVVSKLENLDFDKLRVKTGEALAISSILQLHSLLAWDDEAVQRKSPLLSRSSKDMVNGYNPSPDSTSSSPASLANSNSMNMESFLNALWGLSPKVMVVTEQDSNHNGSTLMERLLESLYSYAALFDCLESTVPRTSLERIKVEKMHFGEEIKNIIACEGFERKERHEKLEKWFQRFDSAGFGNVPLSYFGMLQARRLLQSYGCEGYRMREENGCVAICWQDRSLFSISAWRSMK, encoded by the coding sequence atGGTAACTTCTTCACCCTTGCCATACTTCTCCATGATGTCACTTTCTCCTACAACCTTAGGATCCCCAAACCCCTGGCTTAGAGAGCTGAAATCTGAGGAAAGGGGTTTGTACTTAATCCATTTGTTGCTAACTTGTGCAAACCATGTTGCTGCTGGTAGTCTTGAAAATGCAAACACCACACTTGAGCAGATTTCCATGCTTGCTTCCCCTGATGGGGACACTATGCAGCGAATCGCAGCGTATTTCACTGAAGCGCTTGCCGACCGGATACTTAAAACCTGGCCTGGGCTTCATAGAGCCCTCAACTCAACTAGGATGATCTTGGTTTCTGAGGAAATTCTTGTCCAGAAGCTCTTCTTTGAGCTTTTTCCTTTCCTGAAGGTGGGATTTATTCTGACTAATCAGGCTATCATTGAAGCAATGGAAGGAGAGAAGATGATTCATATAATTGATCTCAATGCTGCTGAATCTTCTCAGTGGATTGCTCTCCTCCAGATATTGAGCGCGCGTCCTGAAGGCCCTCCTCATTTGCGAATCACCGGGGTTAATCAGAAGAAAGAGGTTTTGGATCAGATAGCTCATAAACTTAttgaagaagctgaaaagtTGGATATACCATTCCAGTTCAATCCTGTGGTTAGCAAATTAGAAAACCTTGATTTCGACAAACTTCGTGTGAAAACTGGGGAGGCACTAGCAATAAGCTCTATTCTCCAATTGCATTCTCTTCTGGCATGGGATGATGAAGCAGTGCAGAGAAAATCTCCTCTTCTGTCAAGAAGCTCAAAAGACATGGTTAATGGTTATAACCCTAGTCCGGACTCAACCTCATCATCACCAGCATCTTTAGCCAATTCAAATTCAATGAATATGGAGAGTTTTCTTAATGCGTTATGGGGATTATCACCAAAGGTCATGGTTGTGACAGAACAAGACTCCAATCATAATGGTTCCACTCTGATGGAGAGGCTGCTAGAATCTCTGTATTCTTATGCAGCATTGTTTGATTGTTTGGAATCCACTGTCCCAAGAACCTCCTTGGAGAGAATAAAGGTGGAGAAGATGCATTTTGGTGAGGAAATCAAGAACATCATTGCGTGTGAGGGATTTGAAAGAAAGGAGAGGCATGAAAAGCTGGAAAAATGGTTCCAGAGATTTGATTCAGCTGGGTTTGGTAATGTGCCTTTAAGCTATTTTGGGATGTTGCAAGCAAGGAGGTTACTTCAAAGCTATGGTTGTGAGG